The sequence below is a genomic window from Fibrobacter sp. UWB10.
GTTCGGGTGGAAAATATATTCTCCAGAAATTTTGCCGTAAAAGTCGCGCTGTTCGCCATGATCTAGGTAGAAACTCATTTCGGATTTGAGCGTGAGGTGGTGCGTGGAATAGCCTAGCATCATGTTTGCCCAAAAGTCAAGGCGGATATCGTTGTCGGCGGCTCCCAACTGCTCGTAGTTCTTGGAAATTTGAGCTTTAAGCATGTAGCCTTTTTCGATGTCTTCGGTCCATTTGGCATTGTGGAAGTTCTTGATTTTTTCGTAGCGGATGTTTGAGAATATCAAGTACATGCCGAGGCGGGAATCTGTCAGTTCGGGGAGCCATTCGTTGACTGCGGTAGCGGAATCGATGGCGTAGGTGGTGTCGCCGTCGGTAAAGATGTAGCGGAAAAGCTTGCCTTCGCTTGCGGTAGTATGGTGGTAGTCGTAGGTGGCGCCGATATAGAACTTGCGGTAGGTTCCGCCGAAGGAACGGCTGAATCTGACGCTCAACGAGTCGTCCACAAAGTCTTCGACTGCCATGAGCTTTACAGCTTCGTTGCCGTTGTATAGCTGGAACGAGTCGAGCAGGGCTTTTTTGTTGTTGTAAATGGGCGCGTTCTTGAACTTTAGCTGAGCGTCATAAACGGATACGCCTGGCGGGAGATCTCCGCTGCCGTAAACGTAAGCGTTGCGTTTGTTTTTTATGCCTTCGATGGTGTAGGCCCACTGGTTTTGACTGCGGCTAAGGAACGGAAGGTACATTTTTCCGTAAGCGAGGTAGCCGTCGGTGTTGTAGCTATATAAAAAGTCTAAATGGTTGTAGCGGAACAGAAAGTGCGGGTCGCCATATTCCACTTGCCACATGTCGCGGAACTCGTCGTGCCCGAAGTAGAAACCGAGCTTTTGCCCGAGACCCAAGAAGTTGCTTTCTTGAACGCCAATGCCCCAGTTCAGATTGTCGTAAGTCCACTTGCTGCCGGAAAAGCCCAAAGTCGTGGGAACGGCGAGCGTCCAGTTGTCGCTGGTCTTGACTGTGGCGATATTCTTGCCGTTTTCGTTAGAAATCTTGATGTGTGCGTCGGAAAGGTATTTTTGGGTGCGCAGGAAACGTTCGGCTTCTTGTATCTGGAGGTCGGTCACCACGTCGCCTTCGCTAAAAAGGAGCAACTTGCGGACCGTCGATTCGCGGGTCTCGATATGAATCCAGTTTAGCAGGTCAAGCGCCCACTTGTCATATCTAGTGTGGTACTTGGAATCGTCAAAAGCGTCACCGATATTGTACTGAATAGAATCAATCTTGAATGCACCGGGAGTATCTTGCGCAAAGACCGCAAGAGGTACAAAAAAGAGAATAAACAAAATAATAGGCATTGCGTGGATAATATAGAAAAAAGTGTTATAGCCCTTTGTTTGTGCAGGATGGAACCTGCTGGAAATGTAAAAAGAAATAAATTTTCGTGGAATTGGTATACAATTGGCTGAAAAAAAGCGTGTATAGTATGGACAGGGGTTCTGTCTCTTCACGAAATGTCTTGTGATGAAACTAAAAAGGATTTAAATGACTTTTATCATCTACAATATTGATGGATGCGAGGGTGCAAAAGCACTGAAACGGACAGGTATTGATTTTGATATGCTAAATAGTTATATTTATGGTATGACGAAATTGGAAATGAAAACCTTGCGGAAAAAAGCTAGGGCTGCATATGAAGCTATGCTGCATTTTCCTGTATATGATGAAAACAGATTCCGCAAGATTAACAATTTACCGAAAATTCCGTCTAAGTAATTCTCATAATGAATGAAAATCCATTTTTTAATCTGAGATAGAAGAATAATTTAAATTTGGCGAAAACGGTTCTTTTAAGGTTCCGGGAGGTTTTCTGTGAAATATTTTGCTGCGTTGTTGCTTTCGGCAGTTTTGTTTGTCGCCTGTAGTGGTGAATCTAGTAGCTCCGCTCCCGATCCAATCGGTGAAATCTCGTCGAGTAGCAATGACGACAACGGTTCTACTTCCTCGTCTTCTCAGAAAGCTTCTAAAAAATCTAGTTCCTCGGTTGCTGAAAAGAATTCTTCTAGTTCTGTAAGTGGTAAGAATAGTAGCTCGTCGGTGGTCGAGTCGAGTAGTAGTATAGAAATTGATCCTATCTGCGTCGATGGTGATACGTCTATTAAAGATGGTTATGGACAGCGCCGATATCGTACATGTAGAAATGGACGCTGGGAAACGGATTCGTCTGCTCGTCTTGATTCTTTGGACTCTCTTGCTGCTATCGAAAAAAATAAAGAACACCCGAATATGGATAGCTTGTTTGCGGGTTACAATGGAAATTATTTTGAATTCGAAGACCCGCGTGATGGTCGCAAGTATAAGTATTTAAAATTTGAAGGCCGTTCAGAAGATTTTGATGCGTTTACAACTTTTTATGTAATGGCCGAAAATTTGAATTATGGCAAGATGATTCCTAGTGGCACGACGAAATTTGACGATAGTGTAACCGAAAAACTATGCTACGTAGACGACGAATGGTTCTGCGATAACCATTTTGGTGGACTTTACACTTGGGCCGAGGCTATGAATCTGCCCAAGGTCTGCGATTCTGTTGCTGTGGATAGTAATGACGCGTGCAAGGCAATAACAAAAGAGCGGAGTTCTATTCCAGGTGAAGAGTATTTGAATATCATTTGGCAGGGGATTTGCCCCGATGGCTGGCATATTATGAACCAGAGGGAGTGGAAATATGCCAATGGCGATATTCGTTCGAAAATTCTGTGGGAAGAGAACGCTGGGCGTAATTCTGATGGCTTGGCTATTATTCCGACAGCTCGATTGCAAACAGATGTTTATACTGCGCTTTGGATGCCTTCTGCTTTGGAAAGTAATGTCGCAAAAGCAGTGTATTTTTACTCTACTTCAAATAATGCTGATTTGTCAGGTAAAGAAATAACACGAAGAACATTTCGTTCTGTCCGTTGTGTAATGGACGAAGATAATCCTTTGGCCAAAAACTAGTTAGTTCCTTTTGTTCGAGCGGAAAAGCGGAGGCGAGTGCCTGACCGCAAAGCGAACATTCCGGAACGGCCATGTGAGCGTGCGGTGCAGGCAGAGACGAAGCGCTCATTGTTCTCGGACATAGAATGCTGATGCTGACCTTCGTCAGCATGACAGTAGGCAAACCATGGACGGCATGGAGGGCAACGGGGCGTTGCGGGGTGTCCCCGCAGTGGGGGTGGAGAGCAACGAAGTGCGAACCAGGGGGATACCTACCCCTTTGGTCGGGAAAAATTGCTATATTTGCGCCGTACAAATCAAGGAGTAGCTAAATGCTCAAATCTACACTGCAACAGACCGATCCGGAAATCTACAACATCATCCAGGAAGAAGCCGAACGCCAGGAATATGGCATCGAACTCATCGCTTCCGAAAACTACACCTCCAAGGCCGTCATGGAAGCCATGGGCTCCGTGCTGACCAACAAGTACAGCGAAGGCTACGTTGGCAAGCGCTACTACGGTGGTAACGAAGTGATCGACAAGATGGAAGCTTTGGCCATCGACCGTTGCAAGAAGCTCTTTGGTTGCGACCACGTGAACATCCAGCCGCTGTCCGGTTCTCCGGCCAACGCTGCCGTGTACTTCGCCGTCCTCAAACCGGGCGACAAGGTCCTCGGCCTCAAGCTCGACCACGGTGGACACCTTTCTCACGGCCATCCGGTGAACTTCTCCGGCATGCTCTACAACTTCGTGCAGTACGAAGTCGATAAGGAAACTGGCCGCATCGACATGGACAAGGTCCGCGAAATCGCTCTCCGCGAAAAGCCGAAGATGATCCTCGCCGGTTTCTCTGCCTACAGCCGTAACCTCGACTGGAAGCGCTTCAAGGAAATCGCAGACGAAGTCGGCGCCCTCACCATGGCTGACATTTCTCACGTCGCTGGCCTCATCGCCGGTAAGGCAATCGATTCTCCGGTGCCGTACTTCGACATCGTGACGACCACGACCCACAAGACTCTCCGTGGCCCGCGTTCCGCTATCATCATGTGCAAGGACCGCACCATCCAGAAGATGGTGAAGGGCGAACTCAAGGAAGTTTCTTTGGCCAAGGAAATAGACAAGGGCGTGTTCCCGGGTATGCAGGGTGGTCCGCATGACCACATCAACGCCGGTAAGGCCGTTGCATTCCTCGAAGCTCTGCAGCCGGAATTCCAGACCTACGCCAAGAACGTCATCAAGAACGCTCAGGCTATGTCCGATGAAATGCAGAAGCTCGGTTACAGGGTTATTAGTGGCGGTACCGACAACCACCTCATCGTTGTCGATATGACTTCTCAGGGCGTTTCCGGTAAGGAAGCCGAAGTGGCTATGGAAAAAGTCGGCATCTCCTGCAGCCGTTCTACGATTCCGTTCGATCCGCGCAAGCCGATGGACCCGTCCGGTGTCCGTCTCGGTACGCCTGCTATCACGACTCGTGGCTTCGACGAAGAAGACACTCGCGAAGTGGCCCGCATCATCGACCGCGCTATCAAGGCTAAGGACGACGATGCTGCTCTCAAGAAAATCCGCGAAGAAATCGTGGCTCTCTGCAAGAAGCATCCGCTTTATAAGTAATGAGCACGGCCTTCGGCCTTTGGGCTGATTGGTCGCATTCCTTCGGAATGCTTTGAGTTAAATAATGGCGCCTTTGGCGCAAGATATTGAAAAGTGGTTCGCGTGGGCGGGCCACTTTTCGTTTTCTATATTTACGCTTATGTTTGCGATTAAGGTCCAAGGTGTTTCGTTTGCTTACCCCGGTGCGTCGGAAAAGGCGCTTGCTTCGGTGAATCTCGAAATTCCCGAAGGCAGTTTCTTTGCGCTTTTGGGCCCGAATGGGGCGGGTAAGACCACGCTTTTGCGACTCTTGTGCGGGCGATTCTCGAAGTTTTCGGGTTCGCTTGAAATTGCGGACGGTTTGCGCGGCAAGAATGGTTTTCTTGACCCTTGCGCCTGCGGAATCTTGCTTGAAAATCCGGGCGTTTACCCCAAGCTTTCGATTGCGGAATATGTCGATTATTTTGTTGGATTTTATGCGGCGCGCAAGCCCGAGTGGAATGAATCTGCCGCCCGCGAACGTATTGCGACTCTTGCGAAAAAGCTGGAATTGCCGAGCCTTGAAACCCGCATGGGCAAGCTTTCGCTCGGCAATCGCCAGAAGGTGCAATTGCTGCGTGCTATGGCGCCGTCTCCCAGGCTCTTGATTCTCGACGAACCGGTCGCAAACTTGGACCCGATGGCTCGCGAAACCGTGTGGAGTCTGCTTGCCGACTGGCGCAAAGACGAAGGCGGTACCGCTATCGTTTGCTCGCATATTCTGGCCGAAATGGAAGAAGAGGCGACCGATTACGCCATCATTGACTGTGGACAGCTTTTGAAGAGCGGGCGAGTCGCTGACCTTGCCGGCGAATCCGCAACCTTTAAAGTAGACTCTGTCGCGTCATTAGAGCAAATTCGTGCGGCGCTTACGGCTGCCGGAATCAACGCAAACGTCGTGCCTGCGGCATCGAACCTCGCGAATGTCTATCGCGAAACGGTTGGCGGCTAGAATGTTTGCGATAGGTCGAAGGCGAATCGGCCTGAAGCAAAGTGCTCCAAATCCCAATTGCTCAAATCTTTCTTGAATGCATAATCTAGGCGGAACGTCAAGAACTGCCAGCGATAACGGACTCCGAAACCAAAGCTTTCGCGTTCTTTTTCGGCGTATTTAGAACTTTCGCTGTCGGTGACTTTCGCCCAATCATAGAACTGCACAATCTGCCAACGCTGCCAAGATTTCCACGGGAATGTCCAGCGGATTTCTTCGTTGAATCTAAAGTAAAGCGGTGTTAGGCCTGTGTTGATGACGGTGTCGATAATATCGTTGCCGTCGTCATCGACGGTGCTTTCGTAACTTGTATCGCTTGCGAAAATACTGCGGAATCTATAACCGCGCACAGAACGCGTACCGCCCTGGTAAAAGATTCTGGCGTCGTCTTCGAGTGCTTTGGCGAAGAACTTACCCGCGCTGCCGCTTATAGCTCCATAAAAAGTCCAGAATAGCGGGTGGTAAAGGTTGATGGTCATTTCGCCGTAGGTGTAAGGGTTGCCCACCATGGTCGGGTTTTGAAGATCGGCTTTCCAGTTAGAGCCTGCGCCAAATGTAGGGGCAAGTCGAATACCTTTTGTGGGGTTGAAATAGTCGTCGGTGTAGTCGAAGGTGAGTGCAGTTTCGCCCTTCACTTTGAAGAGCCTGTCTTGGTTCTTGTTCACGTAACGAGTATCGAATGTACCGCGGAAACGAATGTGCTTTGTAATGCCGAAGGTCAAGTCTGCACGGTTGATGACTTCGTAGCGTTCTTCCAAACTGTCGGGGTATGCCGGCGGGTTGATTTTTTCGTGGTTTAGCGTAACGTGGTCTTCAAAGCGGATTGCAGTCGGAATAAAGCTGAACGAGGTTCCGAACAAGAGCGGGTTGGCGTAACCGATAGAGGCCTCCTGCTTGTGCTGGGCAATTTGCGCACTTGCCGAAAATTCATGAAAGTGCCCTAAGAAGTTCTTGTGCTTTGCCGAGGCGAATGCACCGAATCCGTAAATTTCTTCGAAGAAGAAACCGTAGCGGGTTTCGCCCGGAATACGTTCCGTAACGTTCAGGTAAACGTCTGAAAGGCCGTCTTCTCGGAGCGAGTCGCTCATTTTGATTTGCGTGAATAGCTGTGTCGAGAAAAGCTTGTTTCGGAAAGTGTTGTACTGGTTACCGTCAATAATTTCGCCTTCTGGAATGCGCCATAGGCTTGAAAGCCATGCGGTGTCGGTAAGGCCCGTTTCAGAAATCACTACGTTTGGATTGCGCTTGTCTTTGGAACGGTGGCTAGACGAAATCATGTTGCCCATCATGACTTTCGCGCCGGGATTCACCGTAATCTGGACAAAGATTTTCTTGCGCGTGGTGTCAATCATTTCGATTGAAGAAAGCGTTGAGTGCAAGTAACCTTCGCGGCGGTAAGCCTTTTGAATGTCTTCCAAATCTTCGGCAATGTCGTCTTGATTGTAAAGGTGGTCTTGCGCGATATTCAATTTCGATTCGTCTAGTTCAACTCGGCTTTCTTCGGGAACGATAATTTTTCCGCCGCTAAAACGGTAACGCTCGCCGTCGCGAATGGTAATGAAATAGCCGCGCACGCTGCTGTCTGCTGAAATAATGTCGCGGTGAATTTCCATGGACATGCTAAGGCTGTAATAGCCGCGAGAATAATAAAGCGCCTTGATGTTTTCAAGCGAAAGACGCATCATGAAGTCTTGCTTGGTTGTGTCCATCTTGCCGAATTCTTCGGGAATGTCAAGCTGTTCTTCGAGCTGGAAATTCGAAAATGCCTTGTTACCCTTCAGGTTTACGTACCAAGGGTGCTTATCGTCATCGGCTGCGAAACAGACGAACGCAAAAGCTAAAAGAAGGAACAGGAATTTTTTCATTTGCGACCCTCCTTTTGTTTGGAAGGTGATTCTATAGCTTCGCATCGCCCGATACCGAGTAGACACGGATTCCAGAATCGATACACGTAGTTGATACTGACGTCTTTTTCGAGTCGGTCATTACTTCCGGCACCTGTATTTGTCAGGTACTGCTTAGAAGTCAGCATGCCGTTCAAGTACAATGTCGGCGACAAGTGGTTTTCATGCGAGTAAATGTCTTCTTGGAACACGGGCAACGTGTAATTGATGCCGAATTGGAACGACTGATCGTAAGTGGGGCTTACGCTTTGGTCTTGCGTGTAGCCAAAGATTAAGCTCAAATCCTTAACCCAGCGGTCCAGCGAAATCGGAATCTTGAAGTAGCTGGAATCCTTATCGCCGGTGGTGTTGTTTTCAAAGAACATCACCTTCATGTCGATATCGCCAATGTAGTCGCCGCCCAAGGTCTTGTTGGCCGTTGTCGAAATGACTTTACCGATAGCCTTACCGGCAAGCTTGTTCCAGTCGGTTTCTTCGCCGTTGTCGTTTGCGATACAGCCCAGCAAAATGTTGTAGTATATCGATGCGGTAGAAGCGTCAGTACCGCAGTTCGACGACGGTACGGCCTGCAGGTTTGCAATGGTTCCTTGCAAATCAAGGTTAATCGGGCATGTTTCTTTTTCGGTCTCGCTTGTTTCTGCGCAGTAGGGGAGTTCCTGGCTACTCGAAACGTCAATCGCTCCCTTTTGCCAAGGAACGTCGTTCCAAGAAATCATGAACGAGTTCAGTTCGAATTCGTAAATGTCCTTAACGCCAATAAAGCCTCTGTTGGTGTTGGTGATATCGCCACGCAGTAGCGGGCGCACCGTGTTGCCAAGCACCCAAATGTCAACCGTAAGCGGGAAGGTCGCAAATGGCGTTACGACGGCCATGGAATCTGTCTGAGAGTCGCTGATATGCACCGCAAGGTTAATGGGGCTCGATACGGATATCTTTTCTTCTTGCGTGCTGCTCTTGCGCAACTTGGCGACAAAGTTGTTGAACATGGTCAAGTACTTATCCAATGCGGCCGGCGTAATGTCAATGTCGAAGTCTCTGTAGAACACCATTTTGTCGACAGAGATATTGCCTGTAATGGTGCTGTTCTTGATAATGCCTTCTTGTCCGTGCGGGATAATGAGACCGATGTCGCCGCGTGCAATGGCTTCGGCATCGCCGTAAATCATATTGTGGAATTGGTACGAAATTTTCGGAATGTTTGCAGTAACCACCATTTCGTCTTCGTTGTCGACCATGGTACTGCTCACGTTTTCGAACACAAGGTTGTGCGATTCAGTCTTAATGGAATAGCGGTCGGTATGCACGGTGATAGAATCCAACTTCATGCTGTCGAGGTTGAACTGCAACGTGCCCGAAATAACTTCGTCGTTTTCGTTCTTGGATTTGGCTTCGTAAATATTCAGGAGTCCGTTTTCAACATGCCCGCGCATGTAAATCGGGAATGGAACCTTGGTTCGCGGCGGTTCGTAAATGGTAGAATCGAGACTCAAGTCTGCTGTAATGCCGGAAAGTCCTTTACGTAGCTCTGCCGAAACGTCGATATGCAAGTCGGTGTTCTTGATTTCGTTCATGGTGCCCGGAATAAACCAGGAACCATTTGCATCGACCGTGCCCTTGAATATGAAGTCGTTGTCGATAAAGCCTTCTGCCCAGAGTGTACCGCCGTTGTCGCTCCCGTGCGAGAAGCTTACATGGCGCTGATCGTTAAACACGTTGTTGATAATTACCTGTGTGTTGCCCGTCCAGCCACCGCCGCCGATATCCAAGTAAGAGTTGAGTTCGACCTTGTCGTTTTCGGCAAAAATGTTCAGCTTTCGAATGTAGAACAACTCCGGCGATATCTTTCTGAAATTGATATCAGAAAAGTTCAGGTTGCCAATCAGCTTGTTACCCTGGCTGTAAGTGAGGTCACCGTTCAGCATGCCCGAAGTGAGGGTGCTGTCGTTCAAGCCTTCAAGCAACAGCGGAATACTGAAGTCGTGCGAAGAAATGTTGGCGAACAGAACTTCTACCGGCAAGAACGTTGTAGGCTTGAAGTCTGGATTTGAATCGTTCGGCAGAATGAATATGGTTGAGGCGGTTACCGAGTTTCGGTTGTGCATTGCCTTGAAGTTGTCAATGAACAGCGTGTCGCCGTTAGCACGGATTGATGTTTCTAGACCTACGTTGAACGCATCCAAACCGCCATCTACGGCCGCCTCCATGTACCCAAAGCGATTGTCAAAGTCATGGTGCCATTCACCGCTCACCTTGCCTCGAATGTTTCGACCGATTTTTATGTCAGAGAACGGAACCGTTTCGAATACGACCTTGTTGGCTTGAACATCGAGAGCAATGGAATCTGCAATGTGAATGTAGGCGCTTGCGCTGCCGCCGTTTTGTTGCCTTACGTTCCAAGAAGTGTGCGGGTGTTCGTCGTTCCATTTCACATCGCCATCAAAGTCGAATGTTTCGTTCGGCGTGTAAATGGTGCCGTTCGTAAAGTCGATACCCTTCGTGTTGAGTGCGAGCGTCACCTGCAGTGAGTCTGCGGTCATGTGGTACGCGTTAATAATCGATTTGATTTTAGCGAGAACTCTCAGGTAATGCCCGTCAAAAGCACCGTAGAATTTTGCACGGTCACCCAAGGTCAGGTTGCCTTGTGTCCAGTCTAGCGCCCATGGTTCGTAAGGCGAAATGTCGCCCGTAAACGTAATCGAAAGCGAATCCTTGAAATTGATGATACCATCAATCAGAGAACCTTGCCTTGTCTCGATAGAAACCGTGAGCTCGTTGTCGAACAGTTCAGCCGACTTGATTTCCAAATCGAGCGGCATCATCTGCGGTCCGAACATGGCGCTCATGCGGTCAACTCGCCCTGTAAAGAATACGTTCTTTTCCTTGTTGTCCAAGTTTCCGTTCAGAACAATGGTTCCGCCTTCGTCGTTTCTGAGAGTCACGTCGGCATCGACGTTATCCATGTCGCCCGAAAGGTTGATGGTCACGTTCTCTGCAAGTAGCGGCCAAAATTCTCCGATTCTCGTTTCGATGGTTGCATCGTAAGAGGTCTTGTTCTTTAGCAGGTCTATGTTGGCGTCTGCCTTCACCTTGACTTTGCCTAGCTCGGGCAGAATCTTCGGCAATTCTACCGGAATCCAGTCTTCCGGATTCGTGATGGTCAGGTTAGTACTCGTCTTGATTTTCCCGAGGTTGTCCTTGGGGGCTTCGACCTTTAAGGCAATAGAATCTTTCTTGGTCTTGATTTTGCCGTCAATCTTCAGCTTGTCTGTGTTAAAGTCTGCGTTCAGCTTCACGCTGGTGGGCGTGCTTATGTAGTCGCCGCTGATGTTCTTTGCGCTAAGGGTGAGTGCCTTTTGCCCGCGGCTTTCAATCGAAACGTTGCTTGCCTGCCAGCTCTTGCCGTCCGAAAGATTGACTCGCGCTTCTTTCACATCGATTTGCGCCGGAAGGTGAATCTTGAGCTTCTCCGGGAATTTCGGAATGCTGTCTAGCTTTTTCGATTTCTTGTCGTCAGATTCCTTGGGCACCTGGATTTCGGCAATGAGCGTGTCCGTAGCTAGGCGTAGGCCCTTGGGGTTTCCAATGAGGGTGATTTCCAGGTTCG
It includes:
- a CDS encoding FISUMP domain-containing protein, producing MKYFAALLLSAVLFVACSGESSSSAPDPIGEISSSSNDDNGSTSSSSQKASKKSSSSVAEKNSSSSVSGKNSSSSVVESSSSIEIDPICVDGDTSIKDGYGQRRYRTCRNGRWETDSSARLDSLDSLAAIEKNKEHPNMDSLFAGYNGNYFEFEDPRDGRKYKYLKFEGRSEDFDAFTTFYVMAENLNYGKMIPSGTTKFDDSVTEKLCYVDDEWFCDNHFGGLYTWAEAMNLPKVCDSVAVDSNDACKAITKERSSIPGEEYLNIIWQGICPDGWHIMNQREWKYANGDIRSKILWEENAGRNSDGLAIIPTARLQTDVYTALWMPSALESNVAKAVYFYSTSNNADLSGKEITRRTFRSVRCVMDEDNPLAKN
- the glyA gene encoding serine hydroxymethyltransferase gives rise to the protein MLKSTLQQTDPEIYNIIQEEAERQEYGIELIASENYTSKAVMEAMGSVLTNKYSEGYVGKRYYGGNEVIDKMEALAIDRCKKLFGCDHVNIQPLSGSPANAAVYFAVLKPGDKVLGLKLDHGGHLSHGHPVNFSGMLYNFVQYEVDKETGRIDMDKVREIALREKPKMILAGFSAYSRNLDWKRFKEIADEVGALTMADISHVAGLIAGKAIDSPVPYFDIVTTTTHKTLRGPRSAIIMCKDRTIQKMVKGELKEVSLAKEIDKGVFPGMQGGPHDHINAGKAVAFLEALQPEFQTYAKNVIKNAQAMSDEMQKLGYRVISGGTDNHLIVVDMTSQGVSGKEAEVAMEKVGISCSRSTIPFDPRKPMDPSGVRLGTPAITTRGFDEEDTREVARIIDRAIKAKDDDAALKKIREEIVALCKKHPLYK
- a CDS encoding ABC transporter ATP-binding protein, with the translated sequence MFAIKVQGVSFAYPGASEKALASVNLEIPEGSFFALLGPNGAGKTTLLRLLCGRFSKFSGSLEIADGLRGKNGFLDPCACGILLENPGVYPKLSIAEYVDYFVGFYAARKPEWNESAARERIATLAKKLELPSLETRMGKLSLGNRQKVQLLRAMAPSPRLLILDEPVANLDPMARETVWSLLADWRKDEGGTAIVCSHILAEMEEEATDYAIIDCGQLLKSGRVADLAGESATFKVDSVASLEQIRAALTAAGINANVVPAASNLANVYRETVGG
- a CDS encoding BamA/TamA family outer membrane protein, whose product is MKKFLFLLLAFAFVCFAADDDKHPWYVNLKGNKAFSNFQLEEQLDIPEEFGKMDTTKQDFMMRLSLENIKALYYSRGYYSLSMSMEIHRDIISADSSVRGYFITIRDGERYRFSGGKIIVPEESRVELDESKLNIAQDHLYNQDDIAEDLEDIQKAYRREGYLHSTLSSIEMIDTTRKKIFVQITVNPGAKVMMGNMISSSHRSKDKRNPNVVISETGLTDTAWLSSLWRIPEGEIIDGNQYNTFRNKLFSTQLFTQIKMSDSLREDGLSDVYLNVTERIPGETRYGFFFEEIYGFGAFASAKHKNFLGHFHEFSASAQIAQHKQEASIGYANPLLFGTSFSFIPTAIRFEDHVTLNHEKINPPAYPDSLEERYEVINRADLTFGITKHIRFRGTFDTRYVNKNQDRLFKVKGETALTFDYTDDYFNPTKGIRLAPTFGAGSNWKADLQNPTMVGNPYTYGEMTINLYHPLFWTFYGAISGSAGKFFAKALEDDARIFYQGGTRSVRGYRFRSIFASDTSYESTVDDDGNDIIDTVINTGLTPLYFRFNEEIRWTFPWKSWQRWQIVQFYDWAKVTDSESSKYAEKERESFGFGVRYRWQFLTFRLDYAFKKDLSNWDLEHFASGRFAFDLSQTF